In one window of Cololabis saira isolate AMF1-May2022 chromosome 23, fColSai1.1, whole genome shotgun sequence DNA:
- the nrcama gene encoding neuronal cell adhesion molecule a isoform X2, with amino-acid sequence MDGSRKWLLGLGAVVLVFLSHMTSALEVPLDLPQPPTITQQSPKDYIFDPRENIVLHCEAKGKPQPSFSWTRNGTHFDVEKDSKVLMKPGSGTLVIDISGEKAEVYEGTYQCTAHNDHGTAISNNIVIRQSRSPLWSKERNEAVVVQKGVPLVLQCQPPAGLPPPVIIWMDNNFQRLPLDKRVSQALNGDLYFSNVLPDDTRNDYICYARFHYTQTIQQKQPISVTVLDMETMNETVAALYNITDFYRGSPDGERHPGFMLPLGATSTKMVLRGETLELECIAEGLPTPDISWQKEGGELPSGRMSLQNFKKTLRISDVNEADTGSYRCTAANKLGSVYHDIKVTVKAAPFWVSAPRNLILAPNETGILTCRVNGTPKPTIRWFVNGVPIENAPEDHSRKVDEDTVIISSVQSGSSAVYQCNASNEFGYLMANAFVNVLAEPPRVLTPPNRVYQVISNNPALLHCASFGSPIPVITWFKDSQISIRNGDPFVIYENGTLEINVAQPLNSGKYTCIATNNLGIKENHVFLEVKEPTRILRQPEYKVVQRGMSALFECKVKHDPSLIPTMTWLKDKGELPDDERFVVDTDSLTIKDVRGEDEGAYTCIMNTTLDQDSASAMLTVVEATPTPAIVYEKPDPPTDLELTDQTERSVQLTWTPGDENNSPIKNFLIQYEDLLHQPGVWVNLTEADGTSTTARLQLSPHVYYSFRVLAQNDVGYSNPSAPSHEYRTSPAAPDENPSNVHGAGTQPDNIVISWTPLTGFQSNGQGLQYKVYWKQKDVDEDWSSQNVANASQFVLSGTQTYVPYEIKVQAFNHYGNGPDPGVVVGYSGEDFPLSAPESVNIMVHNSTVAEVHWEPVSLSSVRGKLQGYTVYYRRERGLHETAEEAEQQQALTFSGNRSEGRLPGLQPYSLYNVFIKVLNNKGEGPSSLSKTFETPEGVPGPPTFLNVVDYSLDSLTLAWGPPANNNGRLVGYTLSYQPVNSTSGLGPIKEMSFLANETSAVLGSLNSSMLYKFYLTARTIKGPGPSISEEASTILDTARIQPTVGPGKGPTEPPLTTSPTTQSLHSPFHKALPIGPLFGTINASVSEDGALISWEQFGHHKNVFVEYIVENSKEEWKKELVNGTHSHTIKGLKPGMSYRVRVVAKDPAEPTVHSTNEVVVTVPAVPNRQVDIATQGWFIGLMCAIALLILVLLIVCFIKRNKGGKYPVKEKEDAHQDPEIQPMKEDDGTFGEYSDTEDHKPLKGSRTPSNGTVRRDESDDSLVDYGEGGDGQFNEDGSFIGQYSGKKEKDTHEGNESSEAPSPVNAMNSFV; translated from the exons TGCCTCAACCCCCAACCATAACGCAACAGTCCCCAAAGGATTACATCTTTGATCCACGGGAGAACATCGTCCTCCACTGTGAGGCCAAGGGGAAGCCTCAGCCCAG CTTTTCCTGGACGAGAAATGGGACCCATTTCGATGTAGAGAAAGACTCCAAAGTCCTAATGAAGCCTGGCTCAGGAACTTTGGTCATCGACATCAGTGGGGAAAAGGCAGAGGTGTACGAAGGAACGTACCAGTGCACAGCTCACAATGACCACGGGACGGCTATATCCAATAACATCGTCATCAGACAGTCCA GGTCCCCCTTGTGGTCAAAGGAGAGAAATGAGGCTGTAGTGGTGCAGAAGGGGGTACCCCTTGTGTTGCAGTGCCAACCCCCTGCTGGGCTGCCCCCACCTGTCATCATCTGGATGGATAATA ACTTTCAGAGGCTGCCTCTGGATAAACGTGTGTCCCAGGCCCTGAATGGAGATCTGTACTTCTCCAACGTTCTCCCGGACGATACCAGGAATGATTACATCTGCTACGCTCGCTTCCACTACACACAGACCATCCAGCAGAAACAACCCATTTCAGTCACAGTGCTGGACA TGGAAACAATGAATGAGACTGTGGCTGCTTTGTACAATATCACTGATTTCTATAGGG GCAGCCCAGACGGGGAGCGTCACCCTGGTTTCATGTTGCCTCTCGGCGCAACCAGTACCAAGATGGTTCTGAGAGGGGAGACTTTGGAGCTTGAGTGCATCGCTGAAGGATT GCCCACTCCAGATATCTCCTGGCAGAAGGAAGGGGGAGAGCTTCCAAGCGGCAGGATGTCCTTACAAAACTTCAAGAAAACACTGAGGATTTCTGATGTGAATGAAGCGGACACTGGAAGCTACCGCTGCACAGCCGCCAACAAGCTAGGCTCCGTGTACCATGACATCAAGGTCACTGTCAAAG CGGCTCCTTTCTGGGTCAGCGCTCCGAGGAACCTGATCCTCGCTCCGAATGAAACCGGGATATTAACGTGCCGTGTAAATGGAACGCCCAAACCGACTATTAGGTGGTTTGTTAATGGAGTTCCCATAGAGA ATGCTCCTGAGGACCACAGCCGCAAGGTGGACGAAGACACTGTTATTATCAGCAGCGTTCAGTCGGGCTCCAGTGCTGTCTACCAGTGCAATGCATCCAACGAGTTTGGCTACTTGATGGCTAATGCTTTTGTCAACGTCCTGG CTGAGCCACCAAGAGTGCTCACTCCCCCCAACCGAGTGTACCAGGTGATCAGCAACAATCCTGCTTTACTTCACTGTGCTTCCTTTGGATCCCCAATACCAGTCATCACTTG GTTCAAAGACAGTCAGATCAGCATTAGGAATGGTGACCCTTTTGTGATCTATGAGAATGGTACACTGGAAATCAACGTGGCCCAGCCGCTAAATAGTGGGAAGTACACCTGTATCGCCACCAACAACCTGGGAATCAAGGAAAATCATGTCTTCctggaggtcaaag AGCCCACTCGTATCCTGAGGCAGCCGGAGTACAAGGTGGTGCAGAGAGGAATGAGTGCTTTGTTCGAGTGTAAAGTAAAACACGACCCTTCCCTCATTCCCACCATGACCTGGCTGAAAGACAAAGGAGAACTGCCAGACGATGAGAG GTTTGTGGTAGACACAGACAGTCTGACCATTAAAGACGTGAGAGGGGAAGATGAGGGCGCTTACACGTGCATCATGAACACCACTCTGGATCAGGACTCAGCCAGCGCCATGCTGACTGTTGTTG AGGCAACTCCTACTCCTGCAATTGTCTACG AGAAACCCGACCCTCCAACTGACCTGGAACTGACTGACCAGACGGAGAGGAGCGTCCAGCTCACCTGGACCCCCGGAGATGAAAACAACAGTCCCATAAAGA ACTTTTTGATCCAGTACGAGGATCTTCTCCACCAGCCGGGAGTTTGGGTCAACCTGACAGAAGCTGATGGTACCAGCACCACAGCCCGGCTGCAGCTCTCTCCTCACGTCTACTACTCCTTCAGAGTTCTGGCTCAGAATGACGTCGGCTACAGCAACCCCAGTGCGCCCTCACACGAATACAGGACCAGCCCCGCAG CTCCAGATGAAAACCCATCAAATGTTCACGGAGCAGGAACACAGCCTGACAATATAGTTATCTCCTGGACG CCGCTGACGGGATTCCAGTCTAACGGTCAGGGCCTGCAGTATAAAGTATATTGGAAGCAAAAGGACGTGGATGAGGACTGGTCCTCGCAGAACGTGGCCAACGCTTCTCAATTTGTCCTCTCTGGGACTCAAACCTACGTGCCCTATGAGATTAAAGTTCAGGCTTTCAATCACTATGGAAATGGCCCTGACCCTGGAGTCGTGGTCGGCTACTCTGGAGAAGACT TTCCTTTGTCCGCACCTGAGAGCGTGAACATCATGGTTCATAACAGCACAGTAGCAGAAGTTCACTGGGAGCCTGTTTCTTTGTCATCTGTCCGAGGAAAACTGCAAGGATACACG GTGTACTACCGTCGGGAGCGTGGTTTGCATGAAACAGCGGAGGAAGCAGAGCAGCAGCAAGCTTTAACTTTTAGTGGGAACCGTAGCGAGGGACGGCTGCCGGGCCTTCAGCCTTACAGTCTCTACAATGTCTTCATCAAAGTTCTTAATAACAAAGGAGAAGGGCCCTCAAGCCTCAGCAAGACATTTGAGACCCCAGAGGGAG TGCCAGGACCTCCTACTTTTCTGAATGTGGTCGACTACAGTTTGGACTCTCTTACTCTGGCATGGGGCCCGCCGGCGAACAACAACGGCCGCCTTGTAGGATACACGCTCAGCTACCAGCCAG TCAACAGCACCAGTGGACTTGGACCAATCAAGGAAATGAGCTTTCTAGCCAACGAGACGAGCGCTGTCCTGGGCAGCCTGAACTCCAGCATGCTCTACAAGTTCTACCTAACTGCAAGGACGATCAAGGGCCCGGGCCCATCCATCTCAGAAGAGGCGTCCACGATCTTGGACACAG CTCGTATTCAGCCCACTGTAGGGCCGGGCAAAG GCCCCACAGAGCCCCCTCTCACAACCTCCCCCACTACTCAGTCTCTGCATTCCCCGTTTCACAAGG CGCTCCCTATCGGCCCTCTTTTTGGTACAATTAACGCGTCTGTATCAGAGGACGGTGCACTGATCAGTTGGGAACAATTTGGACACCATAAGAATGTGTTTGTGGAATATATTGTAGAAAACA GTAAAGAGGAGTGGAAAAAGGAGTTGGTAAATGGGACACACTCGCACACGATAAAAGGTTTAAAGCCGGGGATGTCCTATAGGGTGCGGGTTGTAGCTAAAGACCCAGCTGAGCCGACGGTCCACAGCACAAACGAAGTGGTGGTTACAGTGCCAG CTGTGCCCAACCGGCAGGTAGACATCGCCACCCAGGGCTGGTTTATTGGACTGATGTGCGCCATCGCTCTCCTCATCTTGGTGCTCCTCATCGTGTGCTTCATCAAGAGAAACAAGGGCGGCAAATACCCAG TGAAAGAGAAAGAAGACGCACATCAAGACCCGGAGATCCAGCCCATGAAGGAGGACGATGGGACATTTGGAGAGTACAG TGACACAGAGGACCACAAACCGCTGAAGGGCAGCCGGACACCGTCCAACGGCACGGTGCGCCGAGACGAGAGCGACGACAGTTTAGTGGACTACGGGGAGGGCGGGGACGGACAGTTCAACGAGGACGGCTCCTTCATCGGTCAGTACAGCGGCAAGAAAGAGAAAGACACACACGAAGGCAACGAGAGTTCGGAGGCCCCGTCGCCCGTCAACGCCATGAACTCCTTCGTCTAA
- the nrcama gene encoding neuronal cell adhesion molecule a isoform X5, with product MDGSRKWLLGLGAVVLVFLSHMTSALEVPLDPKVLEGLPQPPTITQQSPKDYIFDPRENIVLHCEAKGKPQPSFSWTRNGTHFDVEKDSKVLMKPGSGTLVIDISGEKAEVYEGTYQCTAHNDHGTAISNNIVIRQSRSPLWSKERNEAVVVQKGVPLVLQCQPPAGLPPPVIIWMDNNFQRLPLDKRVSQALNGDLYFSNVLPDDTRNDYICYARFHYTQTIQQKQPISVTVLDSSPDGERHPGFMLPLGATSTKMVLRGETLELECIAEGLPTPDISWQKEGGELPSGRMSLQNFKKTLRISDVNEADTGSYRCTAANKLGSVYHDIKVTVKAAPFWVSAPRNLILAPNETGILTCRVNGTPKPTIRWFVNGVPIENAPEDHSRKVDEDTVIISSVQSGSSAVYQCNASNEFGYLMANAFVNVLAEPPRVLTPPNRVYQVISNNPALLHCASFGSPIPVITWFKDSQISIRNGDPFVIYENGTLEINVAQPLNSGKYTCIATNNLGIKENHVFLEVKEPTRILRQPEYKVVQRGMSALFECKVKHDPSLIPTMTWLKDKGELPDDERFVVDTDSLTIKDVRGEDEGAYTCIMNTTLDQDSASAMLTVVEATPTPAIVYEKPDPPTDLELTDQTERSVQLTWTPGDENNSPIKNFLIQYEDLLHQPGVWVNLTEADGTSTTARLQLSPHVYYSFRVLAQNDVGYSNPSAPSHEYRTSPAAPDENPSNVHGAGTQPDNIVISWTPLTGFQSNGQGLQYKVYWKQKDVDEDWSSQNVANASQFVLSGTQTYVPYEIKVQAFNHYGNGPDPGVVVGYSGEDFPLSAPESVNIMVHNSTVAEVHWEPVSLSSVRGKLQGYTVYYRRERGLHETAEEAEQQQALTFSGNRSEGRLPGLQPYSLYNVFIKVLNNKGEGPSSLSKTFETPEGVPGPPTFLNVVDYSLDSLTLAWGPPANNNGRLVGYTLSYQPVNSTSGLGPIKEMSFLANETSAVLGSLNSSMLYKFYLTARTIKGPGPSISEEASTILDTARIQPTVGPGKGPTEPPLTTSPTTQSLHSPFHKALPIGPLFGTINASVSEDGALISWEQFGHHKNVFVEYIVENSKEEWKKELVNGTHSHTIKGLKPGMSYRVRVVAKDPAEPTVHSTNEVVVTVPAVPNRQVDIATQGWFIGLMCAIALLILVLLIVCFIKRNKGGKYPVKEKEDAHQDPEIQPMKEDDGTFGEYSDTEDHKPLKGSRTPSNGTVRRDESDDSLVDYGEGGDGQFNEDGSFIGQYSGKKEKDTHEGNESSEAPSPVNAMNSFV from the exons CTAAAGTGCTGGAAGGAT TGCCTCAACCCCCAACCATAACGCAACAGTCCCCAAAGGATTACATCTTTGATCCACGGGAGAACATCGTCCTCCACTGTGAGGCCAAGGGGAAGCCTCAGCCCAG CTTTTCCTGGACGAGAAATGGGACCCATTTCGATGTAGAGAAAGACTCCAAAGTCCTAATGAAGCCTGGCTCAGGAACTTTGGTCATCGACATCAGTGGGGAAAAGGCAGAGGTGTACGAAGGAACGTACCAGTGCACAGCTCACAATGACCACGGGACGGCTATATCCAATAACATCGTCATCAGACAGTCCA GGTCCCCCTTGTGGTCAAAGGAGAGAAATGAGGCTGTAGTGGTGCAGAAGGGGGTACCCCTTGTGTTGCAGTGCCAACCCCCTGCTGGGCTGCCCCCACCTGTCATCATCTGGATGGATAATA ACTTTCAGAGGCTGCCTCTGGATAAACGTGTGTCCCAGGCCCTGAATGGAGATCTGTACTTCTCCAACGTTCTCCCGGACGATACCAGGAATGATTACATCTGCTACGCTCGCTTCCACTACACACAGACCATCCAGCAGAAACAACCCATTTCAGTCACAGTGCTGGACA GCAGCCCAGACGGGGAGCGTCACCCTGGTTTCATGTTGCCTCTCGGCGCAACCAGTACCAAGATGGTTCTGAGAGGGGAGACTTTGGAGCTTGAGTGCATCGCTGAAGGATT GCCCACTCCAGATATCTCCTGGCAGAAGGAAGGGGGAGAGCTTCCAAGCGGCAGGATGTCCTTACAAAACTTCAAGAAAACACTGAGGATTTCTGATGTGAATGAAGCGGACACTGGAAGCTACCGCTGCACAGCCGCCAACAAGCTAGGCTCCGTGTACCATGACATCAAGGTCACTGTCAAAG CGGCTCCTTTCTGGGTCAGCGCTCCGAGGAACCTGATCCTCGCTCCGAATGAAACCGGGATATTAACGTGCCGTGTAAATGGAACGCCCAAACCGACTATTAGGTGGTTTGTTAATGGAGTTCCCATAGAGA ATGCTCCTGAGGACCACAGCCGCAAGGTGGACGAAGACACTGTTATTATCAGCAGCGTTCAGTCGGGCTCCAGTGCTGTCTACCAGTGCAATGCATCCAACGAGTTTGGCTACTTGATGGCTAATGCTTTTGTCAACGTCCTGG CTGAGCCACCAAGAGTGCTCACTCCCCCCAACCGAGTGTACCAGGTGATCAGCAACAATCCTGCTTTACTTCACTGTGCTTCCTTTGGATCCCCAATACCAGTCATCACTTG GTTCAAAGACAGTCAGATCAGCATTAGGAATGGTGACCCTTTTGTGATCTATGAGAATGGTACACTGGAAATCAACGTGGCCCAGCCGCTAAATAGTGGGAAGTACACCTGTATCGCCACCAACAACCTGGGAATCAAGGAAAATCATGTCTTCctggaggtcaaag AGCCCACTCGTATCCTGAGGCAGCCGGAGTACAAGGTGGTGCAGAGAGGAATGAGTGCTTTGTTCGAGTGTAAAGTAAAACACGACCCTTCCCTCATTCCCACCATGACCTGGCTGAAAGACAAAGGAGAACTGCCAGACGATGAGAG GTTTGTGGTAGACACAGACAGTCTGACCATTAAAGACGTGAGAGGGGAAGATGAGGGCGCTTACACGTGCATCATGAACACCACTCTGGATCAGGACTCAGCCAGCGCCATGCTGACTGTTGTTG AGGCAACTCCTACTCCTGCAATTGTCTACG AGAAACCCGACCCTCCAACTGACCTGGAACTGACTGACCAGACGGAGAGGAGCGTCCAGCTCACCTGGACCCCCGGAGATGAAAACAACAGTCCCATAAAGA ACTTTTTGATCCAGTACGAGGATCTTCTCCACCAGCCGGGAGTTTGGGTCAACCTGACAGAAGCTGATGGTACCAGCACCACAGCCCGGCTGCAGCTCTCTCCTCACGTCTACTACTCCTTCAGAGTTCTGGCTCAGAATGACGTCGGCTACAGCAACCCCAGTGCGCCCTCACACGAATACAGGACCAGCCCCGCAG CTCCAGATGAAAACCCATCAAATGTTCACGGAGCAGGAACACAGCCTGACAATATAGTTATCTCCTGGACG CCGCTGACGGGATTCCAGTCTAACGGTCAGGGCCTGCAGTATAAAGTATATTGGAAGCAAAAGGACGTGGATGAGGACTGGTCCTCGCAGAACGTGGCCAACGCTTCTCAATTTGTCCTCTCTGGGACTCAAACCTACGTGCCCTATGAGATTAAAGTTCAGGCTTTCAATCACTATGGAAATGGCCCTGACCCTGGAGTCGTGGTCGGCTACTCTGGAGAAGACT TTCCTTTGTCCGCACCTGAGAGCGTGAACATCATGGTTCATAACAGCACAGTAGCAGAAGTTCACTGGGAGCCTGTTTCTTTGTCATCTGTCCGAGGAAAACTGCAAGGATACACG GTGTACTACCGTCGGGAGCGTGGTTTGCATGAAACAGCGGAGGAAGCAGAGCAGCAGCAAGCTTTAACTTTTAGTGGGAACCGTAGCGAGGGACGGCTGCCGGGCCTTCAGCCTTACAGTCTCTACAATGTCTTCATCAAAGTTCTTAATAACAAAGGAGAAGGGCCCTCAAGCCTCAGCAAGACATTTGAGACCCCAGAGGGAG TGCCAGGACCTCCTACTTTTCTGAATGTGGTCGACTACAGTTTGGACTCTCTTACTCTGGCATGGGGCCCGCCGGCGAACAACAACGGCCGCCTTGTAGGATACACGCTCAGCTACCAGCCAG TCAACAGCACCAGTGGACTTGGACCAATCAAGGAAATGAGCTTTCTAGCCAACGAGACGAGCGCTGTCCTGGGCAGCCTGAACTCCAGCATGCTCTACAAGTTCTACCTAACTGCAAGGACGATCAAGGGCCCGGGCCCATCCATCTCAGAAGAGGCGTCCACGATCTTGGACACAG CTCGTATTCAGCCCACTGTAGGGCCGGGCAAAG GCCCCACAGAGCCCCCTCTCACAACCTCCCCCACTACTCAGTCTCTGCATTCCCCGTTTCACAAGG CGCTCCCTATCGGCCCTCTTTTTGGTACAATTAACGCGTCTGTATCAGAGGACGGTGCACTGATCAGTTGGGAACAATTTGGACACCATAAGAATGTGTTTGTGGAATATATTGTAGAAAACA GTAAAGAGGAGTGGAAAAAGGAGTTGGTAAATGGGACACACTCGCACACGATAAAAGGTTTAAAGCCGGGGATGTCCTATAGGGTGCGGGTTGTAGCTAAAGACCCAGCTGAGCCGACGGTCCACAGCACAAACGAAGTGGTGGTTACAGTGCCAG CTGTGCCCAACCGGCAGGTAGACATCGCCACCCAGGGCTGGTTTATTGGACTGATGTGCGCCATCGCTCTCCTCATCTTGGTGCTCCTCATCGTGTGCTTCATCAAGAGAAACAAGGGCGGCAAATACCCAG TGAAAGAGAAAGAAGACGCACATCAAGACCCGGAGATCCAGCCCATGAAGGAGGACGATGGGACATTTGGAGAGTACAG TGACACAGAGGACCACAAACCGCTGAAGGGCAGCCGGACACCGTCCAACGGCACGGTGCGCCGAGACGAGAGCGACGACAGTTTAGTGGACTACGGGGAGGGCGGGGACGGACAGTTCAACGAGGACGGCTCCTTCATCGGTCAGTACAGCGGCAAGAAAGAGAAAGACACACACGAAGGCAACGAGAGTTCGGAGGCCCCGTCGCCCGTCAACGCCATGAACTCCTTCGTCTAA